From Pirellulales bacterium, one genomic window encodes:
- a CDS encoding prepilin-type N-terminal cleavage/methylation domain-containing protein, translating into MKGIRHQASGVRRRRWRPTGNLQFAIRYSQFAILPPPSAVYRLPSTLGRRAAFTLLELLLVLALIAAVAAMVWPALARPLATQRLRRAAEQVRMHLIKTRTRAINSGETFAFSYQRDKPRYRIDVRTNNEALLQSTSSVGAGGMQSGGSAQGSYAASSSDRASSIPPVEEVLPDGITFFGDDISSDARSQQFAAQDRRKGSVDLSWSQAVLFYPDGTATAARLALAGERGRAIVIEVRSLTGGARIGDIVSAEELRP; encoded by the coding sequence ATGAAAGGCATCAGGCATCAGGCATCGGGCGTCCGGCGCCGACGTTGGCGGCCGACGGGCAATTTGCAATTCGCAATTCGCTATTCGCAATTCGCAATTCTCCCACCCCCGTCTGCCGTCTACCGTCTACCGTCTACCCTTGGCCGCCGTGCAGCCTTCACTCTGCTCGAACTGCTGCTCGTGCTGGCTCTCATCGCGGCGGTGGCGGCCATGGTGTGGCCCGCGCTGGCACGTCCGCTGGCCACGCAACGGCTGCGCCGGGCGGCCGAGCAAGTGAGAATGCACCTGATCAAGACGCGCACTCGGGCGATCAACAGCGGCGAAACCTTCGCTTTCAGCTATCAGCGCGACAAACCGCGCTACCGCATCGATGTCCGCACCAATAACGAAGCGCTCTTGCAGTCAACAAGCTCCGTAGGCGCCGGCGGGATGCAATCGGGCGGTTCCGCGCAAGGGTCCTACGCCGCGTCGAGCAGCGATCGAGCGTCGTCGATTCCGCCGGTCGAGGAAGTGTTGCCCGATGGGATCACCTTTTTCGGTGACGACATCTCGTCGGATGCGCGGTCGCAGCAGTTCGCCGCTCAGGACCGTCGGAAAGGCTCGGTGGACCTTTCCTGGTCGCAGGCGGTGTTGTTCTATCCCGACGGCACGGCCACGGCGGCCCGCTTGGCGCTCGCCGGCGAGCGCGGCCGCGCGATCGTGATCGAGGTCCGCAGCCTTACCGGGGGAGCGCGGATTGGCGACATCGTCTCGGCCGAGGAGCTGCGACCATGA
- a CDS encoding type II secretion system F family protein: MPEFAYIARNSTGQRITGTLTAASEREVIGLLGQKALFPLEVSAQRAASQTWRGRRVRPQLMATTYSQLGDLLRSGVPLLRSLDVLKRQTSHAGLADILDQVRTQVEEGTSLGDAMLRYPRVFSEMAVNMVRAGSEGGFLEEALGRIAEFTEKQEDLKGRTLGAMAYPIFLAIVGSTVVTVLVIFFVPQFAELFAQLRERGELPAVTDCLLAISDFLRHWGLGVVVVAVAGGFFARAKLATEQGRLWLDRWRVRIPGAGKIMLNLAVARFCRVLGTLLHNGVPILKSLEISSQATGNRVLALAVQNAAKNISAGESLAAPLAASGQFPGTVVEMIAVAEESNTLEAVLINIADGLENRTWRQLDLFVRLLEPIMLLVLAGAVLVVVIALLLPVIKMSTTI, encoded by the coding sequence ATGCCTGAATTCGCCTACATCGCCCGAAACTCCACCGGCCAGCGGATCACCGGCACTTTGACCGCGGCCAGTGAGCGCGAAGTCATCGGCCTGCTGGGCCAGAAGGCGCTGTTTCCGCTGGAAGTCTCGGCCCAGCGCGCGGCAAGCCAGACCTGGCGCGGCCGCCGCGTGCGCCCGCAGTTGATGGCCACCACCTACTCCCAGCTTGGTGACCTGCTGCGCAGCGGCGTGCCGCTGTTGCGGTCGCTGGATGTATTGAAGCGGCAAACGTCACACGCGGGGCTGGCCGACATCCTGGATCAGGTCCGCACCCAGGTCGAAGAAGGCACTTCGCTGGGCGACGCCATGCTGCGCTATCCGCGCGTGTTCAGCGAGATGGCCGTGAACATGGTGCGTGCGGGCAGCGAAGGCGGCTTTCTCGAAGAAGCGCTCGGCCGCATCGCGGAGTTCACCGAAAAACAGGAAGACCTCAAGGGCCGCACCCTGGGCGCCATGGCCTATCCCATTTTTCTGGCCATCGTCGGCTCGACGGTGGTCACGGTGCTGGTCATCTTTTTCGTGCCCCAATTCGCCGAGCTGTTTGCCCAATTGCGCGAGCGGGGCGAGTTGCCCGCCGTCACCGATTGCCTGCTGGCCATCAGCGACTTCTTGCGGCATTGGGGGCTGGGCGTGGTGGTCGTCGCGGTGGCGGGCGGATTCTTCGCACGGGCAAAATTGGCCACCGAGCAGGGCCGGCTGTGGCTCGACCGCTGGCGCGTGCGCATTCCCGGCGCGGGGAAGATCATGCTCAACCTGGCGGTGGCCCGCTTCTGCCGCGTGCTGGGCACCTTGCTGCACAACGGCGTGCCGATTCTCAAATCGCTGGAAATCTCCAGCCAGGCGACCGGCAACCGCGTGCTGGCCTTGGCCGTGCAGAACGCCGCCAAGAACATCTCGGCCGGCGAATCGTTGGCGGCGCCCTTGGCCGCCTCCGGGCAGTTTCCCGGCACCGTCGTGGAAATGATCGCGGTGGCCGAAGAATCGAATACACTGGAAGCGGTGCTGATCAACATCGCCGACGGACTGGAGAACCGCACCTGGCGGCAGCTCGACCTGTTTGTGCGGCTACTGGAGCCGATCATGTTGTTGGTGTTGGCCGGCGCGGTGCTGGTCGTCGTGATCGCACTCCTGCTGCCGGTGATCAAGATGAGTACTACGATTTAG
- a CDS encoding prepilin-type N-terminal cleavage/methylation domain-containing protein: MPGLAKASGFSLLEVVLALAILTASVAVLGELIRTGLRNAQTARDLSQAVLLCESILQQIESGQLPSQSAGQSPVPEVPGWLYSIEPSSMPTSGAGGGSQSGLLTLRVTVEQSREQQARPVRCILVRWLRDPSLVLAQQSAEQSLPSSTGNSTSSTSSTMLGTGVY; the protein is encoded by the coding sequence GTGCCGGGACTCGCCAAGGCGAGCGGCTTTTCGTTGCTGGAGGTCGTGCTGGCATTGGCGATCCTCACGGCATCCGTCGCGGTGCTGGGAGAGTTGATCCGCACAGGGCTGCGCAATGCCCAAACGGCCCGCGACCTCAGCCAGGCGGTGTTGCTGTGTGAAAGCATCCTTCAGCAGATCGAGTCGGGGCAGTTGCCCTCGCAGTCGGCGGGGCAATCACCTGTTCCCGAAGTGCCCGGCTGGTTGTATTCCATCGAACCGTCGAGCATGCCAACCTCGGGAGCCGGCGGCGGGAGTCAGTCGGGCCTGCTCACTTTGCGGGTCACGGTGGAACAAAGCCGCGAGCAGCAGGCGCGGCCCGTCCGGTGCATCTTGGTCCGCTGGCTGCGAGACCCGTCGTTAGTGCTGGCCCAGCAGTCGGCGGAGCAAAGCCTGCCGTCGAGCACCGGCAACTCCACGTCTTCGACCTCGTCGACCATGTTGGGCACAGGAGTCTATTGA
- the gspG gene encoding type II secretion system major pseudopilin GspG, which yields MSTRRRRSGFTLIEVLLVLVILVILGSLVGIQIRGAQKKALVNAAKSQVQAFDTPLQSYLLDMGQFPTTASGLEALRSAPPEAQGQGSKWQGPYLEKAVPPDPWGRPYNYAAPGRHNTDSYDAWSLGPDGADGTEDDIGNW from the coding sequence ATGTCTACTCGCCGACGCCGTTCGGGCTTTACTTTGATCGAAGTTTTGCTGGTGCTGGTCATTCTCGTCATTCTGGGCTCGTTGGTGGGCATTCAGATTCGCGGCGCTCAGAAAAAAGCGTTGGTCAACGCGGCCAAGAGCCAGGTCCAGGCGTTCGATACACCGCTGCAATCGTACCTTCTCGACATGGGGCAATTTCCCACGACTGCATCGGGTCTCGAGGCGCTGCGCAGCGCGCCGCCGGAAGCGCAGGGTCAAGGCTCGAAATGGCAGGGGCCGTATTTGGAAAAGGCGGTGCCGCCCGATCCTTGGGGGCGACCCTACAACTACGCGGCGCCGGGCCGCCATAACACCGATTCGTACGATGCCTGGTCGCTCGGCCCTGACGGCGCCGACGGCACCGAGGATGACATCGGCAATTGGTAA